In Rhodothermus marinus DSM 4252, a single genomic region encodes these proteins:
- a CDS encoding sugar kinase, translated as MKVVTFGEIMLRLSTPGFSRFVQASTFEVTFGGGEANVAVSLANYGLESYFVTKLPKHEIGQAAVNHLRRFGVRTDFIVRGGDRIGIYFLETGASQRPSKVIYDRAHAAITTLREGEVDWEQVLEGARWFHWTGITPALGEAVRSELRRALEVARRLGVKVSADLNYRAKLWSVEDAQRVMRSLMEYVDVCIGNEEDAEKSLGIKPKGVDVEAGKLDEAAYRELAQELKRTFGFEAVAITLRESYSASVNGWSALMVDDRDCREGYRSRRYEIQLVDRVGGGDAFAGGLIYGLLTKGDTREALEFAVAASCLKQTIPGDFNLVSAAEVEKLAQGTGSGRVER; from the coding sequence ATGAAAGTAGTTACGTTTGGAGAGATCATGTTGCGGCTGTCGACGCCGGGTTTCAGTCGGTTTGTGCAGGCGTCGACGTTCGAGGTGACGTTCGGGGGCGGGGAGGCGAACGTGGCCGTGTCGCTGGCCAACTACGGGCTGGAGAGTTACTTCGTGACGAAGCTTCCCAAGCACGAGATTGGTCAGGCGGCGGTCAATCATTTGCGTCGGTTCGGGGTGCGGACGGATTTCATTGTGCGGGGCGGGGATCGGATCGGGATTTACTTTCTGGAGACGGGGGCCAGTCAGCGGCCTTCGAAGGTGATTTACGACCGGGCGCATGCGGCGATCACGACGCTTCGCGAGGGGGAGGTTGACTGGGAGCAGGTGCTGGAGGGGGCGCGGTGGTTTCACTGGACGGGGATCACGCCGGCTTTGGGCGAGGCGGTGCGCTCGGAGCTTCGTCGGGCGCTGGAGGTGGCGCGTCGGCTGGGGGTGAAGGTGAGTGCGGATTTGAACTACCGGGCCAAGCTCTGGAGCGTGGAGGATGCGCAGCGGGTGATGCGGTCGTTGATGGAATACGTGGACGTGTGCATAGGGAACGAGGAGGATGCGGAGAAGAGTCTGGGGATTAAGCCGAAGGGGGTGGACGTGGAGGCGGGGAAGCTGGACGAGGCGGCCTATCGGGAGCTGGCGCAGGAGCTGAAGCGGACGTTTGGGTTTGAGGCGGTGGCGATCACGTTGCGGGAGAGTTATTCGGCGTCGGTCAACGGCTGGAGTGCGTTGATGGTGGACGATCGGGACTGTCGGGAGGGTTATCGGTCGCGTCGGTATGAGATTCAGCTGGTGGACCGGGTTGGAGGGGGCGATGCGTTTGCGGGGGGCTTGATTTATGGGTTGTTGACGAAGGGTGACACGCGGGAGGCGTTGGAGTTTGCGGTGGCGGCGTCGTGTTTGAAGCAGACGATTCCGGGGGATTTCAATCTGGTGAGCGCGGCGGAGGTGGAGAAGCTGGCGCAGGGCACGGGCTCCGGACGCGTCGAACGCTGA
- a CDS encoding bifunctional 4-hydroxy-2-oxoglutarate aldolase/2-dehydro-3-deoxy-phosphogluconate aldolase → MRHEIVSELIRRGAVAVIRMSDPERLVRVVEAICEGGVTAIEITMSVPRAFQMIEEVARRLGDVALVGAGSVLDAETARLVIEAGARYVVSPVFKPEIIQTAHRYDVPALPGAFTPTEILAAHEAGADIVKVFPADVVGMAFFRAIKAPMPQLKLMPTGGVTLTNAGEWLRAGACAVGVGSALLDRAAIAEGRWEKLTENARTLMESIRQARAQ, encoded by the coding sequence ATGCGCCACGAGATTGTTTCGGAATTGATCCGGCGCGGGGCGGTGGCCGTCATCCGCATGAGCGACCCCGAGCGCCTGGTGCGCGTGGTGGAAGCCATCTGTGAAGGCGGCGTGACGGCCATCGAAATCACGATGAGCGTGCCGCGCGCCTTTCAGATGATCGAAGAAGTCGCGCGTCGCCTGGGCGATGTGGCGCTGGTGGGCGCCGGGAGCGTGCTCGACGCCGAGACGGCCCGTCTGGTCATCGAAGCCGGGGCCCGCTACGTGGTCAGTCCGGTCTTCAAGCCGGAGATCATCCAGACGGCGCACCGCTACGACGTGCCGGCGCTTCCGGGCGCCTTTACGCCGACGGAGATTCTGGCGGCGCACGAGGCCGGGGCCGACATTGTGAAGGTGTTTCCGGCCGACGTGGTGGGGATGGCGTTTTTCCGAGCGATTAAAGCGCCGATGCCGCAGCTCAAGCTGATGCCCACCGGTGGGGTGACGCTCACGAACGCGGGCGAGTGGCTTCGGGCGGGGGCGTGTGCGGTGGGGGTGGGCAGCGCGCTGCTGGACCGGGCGGCGATCGCTGAGGGGCGCTGGGAGAAGCTCACCGAAAACGCACGCACGCTCATGGAAAGCATTCGACAGGCACGGGCCCAGTAA
- the manD gene encoding D-mannonate dehydratase ManD, with the protein MKITDGKVFVCSPGRNFVTLKLYTDEGIYGLGDATLNGREMAVVAYLEEHVIPCLIGRDPFQIEDIWQYLYKGAYWRRGPVTMSAIAAVDMALWDIKGKALNTPVYNLLGGPSRYGVMVYGHASGGDIEEVVDEVGRYLEMGYKAVRAQCGIPGLPTTYGVGRGKLFYEPAEKGLPPEHIWSTEKYLNFIPKLFQRLRDVYGDDVHLLHDVHHRLTPIEAARLGKELEPYHLFWLEDPVPAELQESFRWIRQHTTTPLAVGEVFNSIYDAHLLITEQLIDYLRTSVLRGGGITHMRKVAALAELYHVRTGFHGATDLSPITMAAALHFDLWVPNFGIQEYMRHTPETDEVFPHAYYFQDGYLHPGDAPGLGVDFNEELAARYPYERAYLPVNRKEDGTMFNW; encoded by the coding sequence ATGAAGATCACCGACGGAAAGGTGTTCGTCTGCTCGCCCGGCCGCAACTTCGTTACGCTGAAGCTCTACACGGACGAAGGCATCTACGGGCTGGGCGATGCCACGCTGAACGGCCGGGAAATGGCCGTCGTCGCCTATCTCGAAGAACATGTGATTCCCTGCCTGATCGGCCGCGATCCGTTCCAGATCGAAGACATCTGGCAGTACCTGTACAAAGGGGCCTACTGGCGGCGCGGTCCGGTCACGATGAGCGCCATCGCGGCCGTCGATATGGCGCTCTGGGACATCAAGGGCAAGGCGCTGAACACGCCCGTTTACAACCTGCTGGGCGGGCCCAGCCGCTACGGCGTGATGGTCTACGGCCACGCCAGCGGCGGCGACATCGAAGAGGTCGTCGATGAGGTGGGCCGCTACCTGGAGATGGGCTACAAGGCCGTGCGGGCGCAATGCGGCATCCCGGGCCTGCCCACCACCTACGGAGTCGGGCGCGGAAAGCTCTTCTACGAGCCCGCCGAAAAGGGCCTGCCGCCCGAACACATCTGGTCCACCGAAAAGTATCTGAACTTCATTCCCAAACTCTTCCAGCGCCTGCGCGACGTCTACGGCGACGACGTGCACCTGCTGCACGACGTCCACCACCGGCTGACGCCCATCGAGGCGGCCCGCCTGGGTAAAGAGCTGGAGCCCTACCATCTGTTCTGGCTCGAAGACCCGGTGCCGGCCGAGCTGCAGGAGAGCTTCCGGTGGATTCGCCAGCACACCACCACGCCGCTGGCCGTCGGGGAGGTGTTCAATTCGATCTACGACGCGCACCTGCTCATCACCGAGCAGCTCATCGACTATCTGCGGACGTCCGTCCTGCGCGGCGGCGGCATCACGCACATGCGCAAAGTGGCGGCGCTGGCCGAACTCTACCACGTGCGCACGGGCTTCCACGGGGCGACGGACCTGTCGCCCATCACGATGGCGGCCGCGCTGCACTTCGACCTGTGGGTGCCCAACTTCGGCATCCAGGAATACATGCGCCACACGCCCGAGACCGACGAGGTCTTCCCGCATGCCTACTACTTCCAGGATGGCTACCTGCATCCGGGCGATGCGCCGGGGCTGGGCGTGGACTTCAACGAGGAGCTGGCGGCGCGCTATCCGTACGAGCGCGCCTATCTGCCCGTCAACCGCAAGGAAGACGGCACCATGTTCAACTGGTAA